The following proteins come from a genomic window of Sphaerisporangium rubeum:
- a CDS encoding MoaD/ThiS family protein translates to MAKGTVRYWAAAKAAAGVAEEPFEADTLADLVVKITLKYENPDLERVLGRSSFLVDGDPAGIRDLSTVALKDGAVVEVLPPFAGG, encoded by the coding sequence ATGGCGAAGGGCACGGTGCGCTACTGGGCCGCGGCCAAGGCGGCCGCCGGGGTGGCCGAGGAGCCGTTCGAGGCCGATACGCTGGCCGACCTGGTGGTTAAAATCACACTAAAATATGAGAATCCGGATTTGGAGCGCGTCCTCGGCCGGTCGTCCTTCCTCGTGGACGGCGACCCCGCGGGCATCCGGGACTTGAGCACGGTCGCGCTCAAGGACGGCGCGGTCGTGGAGGTCCTGCCGCCCTTCGCCGGCGGGTAG